GCATAAGAAGTCTCCAGCCAATATTGAACCTGTGATCCAACTAACCACCGAGCAGAGAGGCGGAGTCTCTTAGATGTAAATGTtggcagaggttcaccaatctgagacaaccTGCATATAAAAATTGTAGATGAATTTCAGAGAAAAAGACTTTGAAGCTCCCACCACCTACAGcatataatattaaaagattcagagactcaggaggaatctctgtgcacaaTGGACCAGGCATGTATTGTATCAAGGCTGGTGGCCTTGGATGTATTTTGGGCCTTCATGCAgaacttaattaaaaacagacatgattctgtACTGGAAATCCCTGCATGGACAGACTTGGGAAGAGGGAGAAACAGAGGAGCTGTCAGTGGAAATAAGAGAagggagggatggtgtgtgggagggagggatggtgtgtgggagggtggggtgtgtggaggtggatgcgtggtgtgtgggagggggggtggtgtgggtgtgggtgtgggaggatgaatggtggagggatgatgtatgtgtgggaggatggggtatgtgtgggagaatgtatggtgcagggatgggggagtgtgtgggaggatggatggtggaaggatggtgtgtgtgcgggaggatggatggtgtatgggagggaggatggtgtgtgtgtgggggagtggtgtatgtttgggagagtgggtgatggaggggtggtgtgtgtgtgtgggaggatggggtacgtgaaggtggatgtttggtgtaggagaatgatgtatgtgtgggaggatgggtagtggaaggaaggtgtgtgtgtgtgtgtatgggaggggtgaaggtggatgaatggtgtgtgagagggaggatggtgtatgtgtgggaggatgagtggtggagggatgatgtgtgtgtgggaggatgggataggtgtgggagagtgtatggtggaaggatggtgagtgtgtgggaggaaggatggtgtgtgtgtggaaggatggatggtggaaggatggtgtgtgtgtgtgggaggacagagtatgtgagggttgaatggtgtatgcgtgggaggataaatggaggagtggaaggagagtgtgtgtgtttgtgtgtgtgtgtgttggtctgggggggggcaggactggttctcggggtgtgcggctgggcgctggggtgtggggctggcctctggtggtggccgtctgggcgggccgggtccccccgggtggcgtgctggccctcggcctgtgggggggggtgtccctgcgctcctgggcccgggccctctgccccgtctgtcccgggcggccggtgcccgggggggtcggggactgctggcctcggcctgccggggccggtgccctgtgtccgcagggcggctcctgctggggcctcctgttgctgccttcctgggcgggcgagtggtcgtctctgtggaccggtcgggatctgttgcctgcagGGGGGgcggtggcctgggtctcgggaccgctggcctgactctggcctctgttcaagtgaggtggcatctgcatgatcactctgcatggtcactccttccttaacgtctccacacagtctttgcgtcgccgtgtggccgagttctccaacacatccacacaggtttctctgcgcgtgttcttgaatacagcagtttcacttatatctattatcatattttgtttctttttttaattatttctgttcttattattattattactcttactcttattattattattgttactattatcaactagttgtgtaatgacctactggctaggatgatcttagctatatatgttgtaggtagtatggattacatggtcttctgtatgatgtttcaagtcccccacccgcactccccacaccctttctgtccctctctctcccctccctcttctctctactttcttttctctctctctctctctgtcccctccggtcgagtccagcattaagagtctgatttaataaagtttttcatcaagagggactttatacatgtagtataaatccctgcttgatagagtaaaattgcccggcatcagacagcagccagacaatcattctgtttgcaacgatgctggacaagacaggttaaaaaaaaaaaaaaaaaaaaaaaaaaaaaaaaaggaaataagagAACTGATTCAGCGCCATTGAGGACTTCAGTTTTGTCACTGTTTAGTTTGAGAAAGTTATGGGAACCAATGACAGAGGTGGGTGGGTTTGATGGAAagatagagctgggtgtcatctgcATATATAGAACTCAGTGTcatatttatggaaaatattgcCAAGAGGGAGGAAGCAGATGATGACCAAACTTTGCATAAGCATCAAAATGTTTCATACGCCATGTTCCAAGCACACGTCGGGATGtacaaaaaacaactttggGTGGGTTTACCTGCTGTGAGTATCCCACACAAACTCTTGTGATTCAAAAAAGACAGACTGCAAAGTAAACTgatagtttttctttgttcatgttatgttaagATGTTAGAACACAAGAATTTTAGTTGTACATACGTTCTCAGTTTTGGTCGTAAGACCTCTTTCAGTATGAAAGCTACCCAATCCTTTGTATATGAGGCCCCAGGAGAAGTCAAAGCACAGAACCTTGGAGTAGACCCAAAGAGAGTTAGCACATATTAACATCTATAAGCACATATCATTGTGACTGCACGACTTCATCTAACAGCTGGTTTCTGTCTGTCACCagtcattaaaatatttaagaaaacacTCGTTTAAAGTTTTTTCTGACAGCTTTACTGAGAGAAGTCTCATTGGTTTCGTCCTGCATCAGTAATGTTCTGCTGCAGTCATGACGCTCTATATGTTCAACACCTGGCTTCATCAACACCAGGATGAGCCTGACATCTGTCGTAAAATACATAATTAGCATTTCGGTAATAAACGTATCATTACAGCCTTCACAAGCTGTAATAACGAACTATTAAAGCTTCAAAtcaaacagagaaacaacaaTCTGCACAGATTTGATTCTTTATCATGCATAACACAGAGACTTTGATCCAGCTTCAAAAGAGAAAACGCAGAATGTCCCACATGCAGCCGATAGCTCTGATCTACGAGAGTAACAAACATCATCAAGGTCTTTGTAGGTCCATCAACTCTTCTTCTGGTCTGCAGCTGAGGCTCAGCGTGAGTGATATGATCacagatagaggaggacatggtgTTGCGTGTGATGTGTGTTTCTAAGTGCAAACCTGTTAGCTGGAGCAAGTAAGTCTGAAGACTGAGTCAGTACTTGGTTTTTCTTGGGGTCACGCATCATGTTCAGGCTGGGAGTGATGGTCTGAGCTTTTAAGGGCTGTCAGTGTTTAATTATGAATGTAGTGATTTATTGTAgtgatatttaaattatttatttaggttAAACAACTTTCAATAATaaacaatcaaataaataaatgcatacataGAAAAAAGCATCACAATTTCCCTCTGCGATTAATgaagtactttttacttttattttttaataatttaattaattatttaattcatacatacataaaatatacataaataaatgatcactagtcagtgtttatttatatgttatttaactgtttttattattgattgTTTGatgtataaatttatttattttaatacattttattcaatttatttttctttatcgaATGTTTTaggttaaatacatttaaaaacaaacaaatgaaatacaaaagtaaacactagccagtttatttattttattttattttattttatcttgttttttgttttcatttatttatttccatacGTTTTGTTTTAACTCATCTATAATTTTGAAGCCTTGAGCTTCTGTCttataatgtttctttttttctttgtgcatttgaaagttttttcattttgtttatttatttatttatttttattgtcctGGAGTTTCATGAATCAACAAACAGATTATTGTTTTATCTCTGAGGACTAAAGGATGATAATTTCAGTTTTAGCTCCTAGCATCTAATTGACTGAAATTACACCAGAAACTTGAAAcgtttttgtttgaattttattaattaattgttcACTCCTCTGAGTATAACGCCAGTTTACTGAAGATATAAGCTGTCCTGGTAAAGCAGTAAAATCCACACAAAGGCCAGTAGACTGCAGGAAAACAGCCCCCACCACCCCAGAGCTGACCTCCCGTCCCTTTCAGGTTCTGTGCAACGTGGATGAGCTGTTTGACAGGGAAGAGCTCTCTGCAGCTCCTGATCCCGGATGGCCCGACTGTTTCAACTCCGGCGTGTTTGTCTTCAGACCATCACTCCACACCCACAGCAGGTTGCTGGAGCACGCCCTGAACCATGGCAGCTTTGATGGTAACACTGGAGAGCATGTTTGGGCTGCAGGCTACAAAACACAAATGAGCTGAGTGCTCTGAATACTGATGACTCAGCAACATAAAGAGatcaagagaaaaaacaaagcagagttaGTCATTAGGATGAGATTGTACGATCATAGCATCGTTCATACAGCAAGTGAGATTGTTGCAGCAGATCACCATGAAAATGATTAATTCTTCTGCATGGAATTTAGGAATATGATGCTTCATATGTTTTTCACTCTCATATTGCTGTCAGGAGGAGACCAGGGCCTGCTGAACTCCTTCTTCAGTAGCTGGTCTGTGGAGGACATCAGTAAACACCTGCCACTCATCTACAACCTCACTACCAGCTCTAGCTACAGCTATCTCCCAGCTTTCAGACAGTAAGTGTGTCTGCACCTGGAacattaaactgaaaatgaaaagaagtatTTATACAACACATTTCACCCATAAGTCAACTCCATGTGCTGcatataaaagaagaaacattcaTAGACGAATACATTCAGCGAGATACATATTCAAGAAATAGATTAAATGGCTGGATTAAATGATTGGCTCAGAGTCCAAAAATGACACCATGATTTCTCATTAtcatcactttatttataagatCTTTAACAACAGCTACAGCTGAGCAAAGTGCTTAACAGCAAagacatataaaataaaagcagacaaataaaaaacaataaaaaaattaaaataaataaaatataataaagtggtaaaatagaaaaaacataatcaaattcagacaacaaaaactaaataaaataaatttaaaaccaaaaaagaTCAAGTCTCAGGTTGGGTGGAATGCCAACGAGTAGAAGTGAGTTTTAAGACGGGTTTTAAAGGGAGCCTAACGATTGGGCGGAGGTAAGTTGTTCCACAAGTTAGGTGCACAGATAGAGCGGGCCCTGTCCCCTCAGCCTCCGGTTAGAGATGGCGATGACCAGGAgcagctggtcagctgacctaAGGAGAAGTGCAGATAAATAAAGTGGAGCAAGACCaactaaaactttaaaagcaaacataagAATTTCAAAATGGACTCTAAAATGCACAAGCAGCCAGTAGAGTGAAGCCAGAACAGAAGTTATGTGCTCTTTTTTGGGGGTTCCTGTAAAAAGTCATGCATCAGCATTCTGAACAAGCTGCAGATGTGCGAGAAAAGACTGACTTATCCCAATATAGAGGGAATTACAGTAATTCAGCCATGATGATATAAAGGCATGGATTACTGTCTCCAGTTCTTGTcttgaaaaaaaaggttttacctTTGCCAGTTTccttaaaatgataaaatcttgATTTGGCTGTGTTATTAATTTGactgtttaattaaaatcacTGTCCACTCTAAAACCATGATTTTCAGCTGTGGGTTTAACACACATGGCTAGGGCACCCAGCTCAGCAGGAGGGGTCTCATCTGAGACACTAGGTTTAAACACCTTTACCTCtgtcttcttttcattaaagCTTAAAAAGTTTAAGGTCATCCATGCTTTGATATCCTCAAGGCGAGCTAAAAAACTGGCCAGGCGTCTTTTTGCTTTAATGGTACATAAATTTGGCAGTCATCTGCATaacaatttacagaaaatgttctATAAACCAGATTGGCCTTAAACCACTCCAGAACAGCACCAACAACGCCTTCCTGGTGTTGTAAGCATGAAATTAAGGTACTGAGGTCATACGAAAAGCAGCAGCTAGGTCCAGCAAGACAAGGACTGTATGCTCACCTGAGTTGCAAGTCAAAAGAATGTCTTTGCAAATTCTGGGCCATCCAGATATTGATTTGGCAGAGGCATGCACTTAAGTGTTGCATAGGACCAGAATCCCCTATTGAGACAGTAATatagagctgagtgtcatcagcatagtaATGCTaagatattttgtttgtttccatgattCAAACTAGTGGGAGCATGCAGGTGCTGAACAACAGGGGGCCCaaaatggagccttggggaactccgtGTGTCATCTTTGTTTGAGTGGATCAGTTAACACATCTGAAATCTTTTACACACTTTTATATTTAGGATTGAAAATAGTTGTTTTAGTGATGTGTTTAATATTCAGGGGTTTTCTTGCTGCTCCTGCAGGTTTGGacacaaagcaaaaataatcCACTTCACAGGAGCACTGAAGCCCTGGAGCTCGCAGAGGGAAGATCGCTGTTCACACATGATGGAGCAGTTTGTGTCTCTGTGGTGGAACGAATTCCTCAGTCATACAGCACCATCTGTTCCACAGACTCAACCGAGCCAAAGCAGTAACAAACAACAGGTGACAACATTCATGTCGTCTAAAAacagaaggttttttttctctaaacgGAGGTAGACTGAAAGCTGCTGCAAAGAAGTAATGCCATGGCAGCAATGTAACCAGAGTTTATGAATCAAGCAAAATACCTCTACTTCAAGTTAATTTCTGCATTTTAACCCAGTATCAGGAAAGGTCAGGACGCGGCgtaaaatgtgaataataaaaacagaatgtaattTTTGGAACTCTCATGAATCAACATTTTAttcacaacaaaaaaatgttgagagtgagacattttactgtttggTAAAAAATATGATgtcatcttgaatttgatggcagctaGAGCACCTttgagaggcagagtctctcagaagatGGACAAACTGTTTCTACAGATTGTAGAGAAAATTTGGAATAATGTGCCTGAATCGTAACTCGGGTCCAAAGTAACCGACAGCATTTCTGGGTGGTGTTAATAAATGACTTTAACGTAGCGTGGTGGAGTTTTGTTCCCTGGTGATGGGTTTTCAGAGCTCCTGAGACCACGTGGTTCTTCCAAGAATGATGATGGTTTTTGATGCAATGCCCACTGAGGGATCAAAGGTCTGTTTATAGCCACTCATGACACTCACCTGTTTCCATTTACCTGTTCACCCGTGAAATGTCCCAGACAAGAGTTTTTAAGCGTTCCTTGTTCAAACCCAGATTTTTTGGAACATGTTGTAGAATTCGGATTCAAAATTAAAGAATTTTTGCAGACAAACGATAAATTTACTAATTTGAACATTAAAAGCACAGTGTGTTAGAAATTCTGatatctagtggtaaagatgggaaTAGAAATTGCTTCAAATGCCAAGCAATGTTGTGAATGTACAGTGGCCATcggtggccaaaattcttccagacataaacttgtttttatctgtgagcTGATCCAGTGGTCTCAGGTGCATCAGTGACGTCACTACagtaactacttcaacattgtgtTCATGTCTTCTTCTGTGATCCTTTTAAGGTCTTACTTATGCCAAACGGTGTTCTAACACCTATCAAACTAAGccggtactgcagttttaaagctcagtagattctcacttcacacaacagagttgtttgtccattcagagacaccgtagtaaaaatgttgacacaaatatggcagctgccatgtttgtggactcacagaaagtagatttaaaTGGCTCATTgtaagagaaaagaaacatgggttattttaataaagtgatTAGATCCAATAGAAGCagttttttaatgatatttttgtttctgcaggtcCAAGACCAAGAAGGCAAGATCCCTTTTAGAAAGAAACTGGACTGGACCCACTCACTTTTGGCTCATTTTGCTCCTCCCTCTGAAAGTCTTAATTCACAGACGGTaaagattattttctgtttcttctctcCTGAGTTGTCTTTAATTCAGCTGGCTTCATGTGCAGGTGTTTTACTCTAAAGCATCtctataaaaatatatacagcTACTTTTGCTGCAGCTTTAACACACCAAAAGTCTTTAGTTCAAACTTGTAAGTCACTCACTAATAAATCCATTAATCATCTTAAATAAAGACCTAATTAAGTTGTGATAACTCATCACTGTGATTATCGTAGTTTGTTATCAGGCGGGTTAAGGGTCTTCTAGCTGTAGCTGATGATTCAGGAGGATTCTGTTGGACTGAACTGAACTTGACTCTTGCgggatgaaaaaaagaaaagacacttTTGAGCTTCACATCCCATTTCTGTCATTTCATCAGCTCATTTAagattgttgtgttttatttgtgaagCTTGTGAGATCAGACTGACACACTGGCTTCAGGATGAAGCTGCACCGTGTTCATACTTTACACACTGCAGCAGGCTATAGCTATAAAGTGTGAGTATACACTAATGAGTAACATGCTGTGGTGTGTGAAGTGTTCCCACACAGATAACACATCACAGGAGGAAGAACCAGAATCATCTGAGGGAGCGGAGGTCACCCAtccacctgcagaggaaaatgGGAACACTGCTGCTCCTCCTGTAAGGAaaattttctactttttctaATGTCTTTGTTTGGGATTGAgctaaaagttagtctggaTTGAGAGCAActgaacaggaaacaggaaacaaactCAAAAAGATCGTTGGACCACAGCAGAAGAAGGTGAACATGAAAGTGACCTGATTAAAGAAGGGAATCATGAAGCTTCTAAAAAATCTTCATAaagtttctattaaaaaaattattgtaaAATGATTCATTCAGAAAATCAaagctatttttcttttcttttttttcaagtggATGCATTAGATGAATTATCTTTTGGTTGTATGAATGAAACACACTAGCACTGCAGAGACCTGCTGCAGGTGCTGGGATCAGCTCCAGCCCCCTGCAACTGTTCCCTGGAATTAGCAGATAGGTTCCAAATCCAGGTGAACTGGAGGAAAACAGCTACTAAAGCAGTTAACAAGACGAGTCTTTTCCCATATTTTCCCCACATTTCTTTAAGCTTTTGTGCAGTCTGTAGACTTTGCTTTAAGTTCTGAGTGAAGTGTCTGAACTGAATGAATCCACTTTGTTGGTTCATTAGCTGACTGAACTGGATTTCATGTGCAACTGGAGTCGGTGTCACCGCAGATTTTTGTCCTCTTTTCAACTTATAAGTTATAAATCATCATCCTGCTCTGACTCAGAAATTATCTGTAGTTGAATCCGATGTTTTTATCCTGCTCTTCTTCGTGGCAGAGAGCAGTTGACATGGAGACGGAGCAGCTGGAACGTCGCAGGATGTGGGAGGCGGGACAGGCCGACTACCTGGGAAGGGATGCTTTCCACAACATCCAGAAGATGCTGGACCGCTTCCTGGATTAAAGGCCCAGGAATGGACCTTTAATCCCCTTCTATCGCCATGGTAACAGCCTGACTGACTATAGACAGACCTGATGCTGAAACCATATTCTGGATTgtactcattttcatttgaaatgtgtttgtgatgCTCTAGATGTCTTTACATCATCAGAAAGAAGGTTTTtctataaaactgtaaaaatcttTCAGAAGATCTGTTATTTCTTTCCTGTCTATTACGGTTTTAACTCTCCACAACTTTTGTTAACACTAAACTCTCTACAAACCTGATTCAGATCTAGATTCCCTTTTCCCCCATGTGAACCAGCAACAGAAGACAAATGAATCACCTTAAATCCTAGAAAAAATcaattataaagaaaatgagtgCAAACAGAAGCTTAGCTAAAGATGACATGAAGACCACATGGAGGATATGATCAGCTCCTTGTTTCATCCACATTAAACACATCAAACTCTTCCTGCATCTcctgtttaataataataataataataataatacattttattttaaaaaagcgccttatcaaagcacccaaggacactgtacaaacataagacactaaaagtaagcaaaacattaaaagcacaaaacagaataagtgataggggaaggaaacactgtggaaagatgtatatggacttaggggggataagactgtctgaacagatgagttttgagtctggatttgaagagAAGGATGGAGTCCACTGTACGGAGATCAGGAGGGAGGgaattccagagatgaggagccgaGCGACTAAACGCCCTGCTCCCCATTGTTGCCAGACGTGCCGGGGGAACAGAAAGCTGATGGGTATGGGAGGAACGCAGTGTGCGGGAAGGGGTGTGTGGATGAAGGAGATCAGAGATGTAAGATGGAGCCATGTTATGGAGTGCCTTAAAAGTGATGATCAGTATTTTGTAGATGATCCTTTGtttgatggggagccagtggagttgttgcaaGATGGGAGTGATATGATGAGCAATGGGGGTCCGAGTGATAACACGTgcggcagagttttggaggagctgcagcttctggaggGACTTATTGGGGaggccaaaaagaagtgaattgcagTTGTCAATGCGGGATGTGATCAGGCTGTGAACAAGAATGGCAGTAGTTTGGGAAGTGAGGGAaggacggagacgagaaataTTACGTAGGTGGAAATAGGCGGACCGGGTGATGTTATTAATCTCTGAGGTTCATATTTGCATGTGTTAAATGTGCTTTTGATGTGCTCTGCATGAATAAATATGCTTGATAAAGCTGCGAGGAATCAGTTCAGAACTGGTCTGCAAACATTTTTCACCCtagtaatttgtttttaaattaatttaatttattttactactCTTACTGATTTTactacattaaaaagaaatgtaaataaaacatgtttgtttttgcttttcacaGGTTAAACTGAAAGATCCAAGACTTTCCTATGGACACGAAAGACAGGAAACCAGTCAGTATCTGGTGTGACCTCATTCAGTGGACCACGTCTGCTTCGATCAGGTTGCTGATTGTGGCCTCTGGAATGTTGCTCCACTCCTCTTCAACGGCTGTTTGAAGTTGCTGGATATCGGCAGGAACTGGAACACGCTGGCGTATACGCCGATCCAGGGAATCCCAAACATGCTCAATGGGTGACATGTCCGGTGAGCATGCAGGCCATGGAAGAGCTGGGATGTTTTCAGCTTTCAGAAATTGTGCACAGATCGTTGCAACATGGGGCCGTGCATCATCATGCTGCAGCATGAGGTGATGGTTGTGGATGAATAGGCCTCAGCTTCTCGTCTCGGTACATCTGTCCATTCAAAATGCCAACATTAAAATGCACCTGTGTTCTTTGTCAACACATGTCTGCCCATACCATGACTCCACCTCCACCATGGGCCACTCAGTTCACAACGTTGGCATCAGCAAACCGCTCACCCATACATGCAAGCTGCGAGCCATCAGCCCTGTACAGTAAAGACTGGGATTCATCCATGAAGAGAACCCCTGTCTAAAGTGCCAGACACCACTGAATGTGAGCGTTTGTCCACTGAAGTCGGTTAGGACGAGGAACTGCAGTCAGGTTGAGACcttgatgaggatgaggagcatgCAGGTGAACCTTCCTGAGACGTTTCTGCAGAGATTCTGTGTTATGCAAACTGATTGTTGTGCATTTTAGAGTGGCCTTTTAATGTGGGCAGACTAAAGCACACCTGTGCAATAATCATGCTGTCTAATCAGTATCTTGATAGGGCACAACTGTGAGGTGAATGAATCATCTCGGCAAGGATGAAGAACGA
This DNA window, taken from Melanotaenia boesemani isolate fMelBoe1 chromosome 24, fMelBoe1.pri, whole genome shotgun sequence, encodes the following:
- the gyg2 gene encoding glycogenin-2 isoform X2, which produces MSASEAFVTLITSDSYCPGAVVVARSLRRHGTTRCVVVMVTPNISEQTRFSLEKEFNEVIMVDGMDSKDQLYLSLLGRPELGITFTKIHCWTLTQFRKCVFLDADTLVLCNVDELFDREELSAAPDPGWPDCFNSGVFVFRPSLHTHSRLLEHALNHGSFDGGDQGLLNSFFSSWSVEDISKHLPLIYNLTTSSSYSYLPAFRQFGHKAKIIHFTGALKPWSSQREDRCSHMMEQFVSLWWNEFLSHTAPSVPQTQPSQSSNKQQVQDQEGKIPFRKKLDWTHSLLAHFAPPSESLNSQTCSHTDNTSQEEEPESSEGAEVTHPPAEENGNTAAPPVRKIFYFF
- the gyg2 gene encoding glycogenin-2 isoform X1, yielding MSASEAFVTLITSDSYCPGAVVVARSLRRHGTTRCVVVMVTPNISEQTRFSLEKEFNEVIMVDGMDSKDQLYLSLLGRPELGITFTKIHCWTLTQFRKCVFLDADTLVLCNVDELFDREELSAAPDPGWPDCFNSGVFVFRPSLHTHSRLLEHALNHGSFDGGDQGLLNSFFSSWSVEDISKHLPLIYNLTTSSSYSYLPAFRQFGHKAKIIHFTGALKPWSSQREDRCSHMMEQFVSLWWNEFLSHTAPSVPQTQPSQSSNKQQVQDQEGKIPFRKKLDWTHSLLAHFAPPSESLNSQTCSHTDNTSQEEEPESSEGAEVTHPPAEENGNTAAPPRAVDMETEQLERRRMWEAGQADYLGRDAFHNIQKMLDRFLD